The region caaccacaaccctctacagctgtgcttgattggaagtcacacggccaaaattaaatgaaacaataaaacactcactcccttctgccacgtcctgacccaactacaccctctactggtcaagACGTGACAATCAAGAAATAcctgatatacctctaccggtatgccatcaagccctggggtttttccagactgaaaggatttaagtctcaaaaagttattcctctgtaatttggccttcacactgatctttctgtacatttgttaattttccatttgttatattatttggaaagaattccttaccataatcttcattcagtgggaaaggatgagacggaaaagtgaacatctgcctaaaataattaccttcctcttttaaaagataattcggagaatcatagacgactccgtcttcagtaacgagtttctgcaaattatttttgttagcgttcctgtattggagattcaggaagaacttggtgcatttttctccatattccatccagtttgctttatttttgtaatagattacattagatcgttcttgaataagttcctcaagttctttttgtttttcctctaacttattttgtatctctgcagtatcatttttattgctatctacctgtactattagttcatggatttcccttgttagtcttgtctctttagccagaaactgttTTTTTAATGTGTTGTGGTCCCCAGCATCAAGATATGTGTCGTCCCAAGTCCTCCTGGCCGTGCTgaagctccagtttcaactgttctgcctgcggctatggagccttgacctgttcaccgcacgtgctacctgtcccagacctgctgttttcaactctctagagacagcaggagcgatagagatactcggaatgatcggctatgaaaagccaactgacatttactgacttgttgacctgttgcaccctcgacaaccactgggattattattatttgaccctgctggtcatctatgaacatttgaacatctttgccatgttctgttataatctccacccggcacagccagaagaggactggccacccctcatagcctggttcctctctaggtttcttccttggttctggcctttctagggagttgttcctatccaccgtgcttctacacctgcattgcttgctgtttggggttttagactgggtttctgtacatcactttgtggcatcagctgatgtaagaagggttttaaaaatacatttgattgatttgattgattgcaaGTGATGCACAATCCAGCTACGCTCTGAAGACGCAAGTCTACATGGGCTGAGATGCAAGTTTACGTGGACTGAGTTATAACGTGTGGGCTGTGTCCTGTTCTGGAGAGTGAATTCAtgacattttgtgacacaaaatagGGGAGGGTATAAAAGAATGGGGAAATGGAtagaaaaaaactgaaaacaaaaattgccctaccaactaaccatacacacattaaaacatcaccactattccactacctGACCCTGTCTGAACAtagacccattaaaacctcactacTATTCCACTACCTGAACCTATCTGACTAtagacccattaaaacctcccactattccactacttgaCCCTATCTGACCTTAGACCCGTTGTAtataatgccatacaactctccttccgtggtctccaactgctcctaaatacaagtaaaactaaatgcatgttcttcaaccgatcgctgcctgcacctgcccgcctgtccagcatcacttctctggacggttctgacttagaatttgtggacaactacaaatacctaggtgtctggttagactgtaaactctccttccagactcacatcaataatctccaatccaaagttaaatccagaattggcttcctatttcgcaacaaagcatccttcactcatgctgccaaacataccctcgtaaaactgaccatcctaccaatcctcgacttcggcgatgtcatttacaaaatagcctccaataccctactcaacaagctggatgcagtctatcacagtgccatccgttttgtcaccaaagccccatatactacccaccactgcgacctgtacgctctcgttggctggccttcgcttcataatcgtcgccaaacacattggctccaggtcatctacaagaccctgctaggtaaagtccccccttatctccgctcactggtcaccatagcagcacccacctgtagcacgcgctccagcaggtatatctctctggtcacccctaaagccaactcctcctttggtcgtctctccttccagttctctgctgccaatgactggaacgaactacaaaaatctctgaaactggaaacacttatctccctcactagctttaagcaccagctatcagagcaggtCCCaggtcactgcacctgtacatagcccatctataatttagcccaaactactacctcttcccctactgtttttatttattttatttattttgctcctttgcaccatattatttatattttaactttgaactttcttcaaataacaaatctaccattccagtgttttacttgctatactttatttactttgccaccatggccttttttgcccttacctcccttatctcacatcatttgctcacattgtatatagtcttatttttttctactgtatcattgattgtatgttgttttactccatgtgtaactctgtgtttttgtatgttgtcgaactgctttgctttatcttggccaggtcgcaattgtaaatgagagcttgttctcaacttgcctacctggttaaataaaggtgaaataaaatacaaaataaaaataacctcaccactattccactacttgaCCCTATCTGATACTAGACCCATTATAAactcaccactattccactacatGACCCTATCTGATACtagacccattaaaacctcaccactattccactacatGACCCTATCTGATACTAGACCcattatacagtggggggaaaaagtatttgatcccctgctgattttgtacgtttgcccactgatgaagaaaggatcagtctataattttaatggtaggtttatttgaacagcgagagacagaataacaacaaaaatatccagaaaaacgcatgtcaaaaatgttataaattgatttgcattttaatgagggaaataagtatttgaccaccctctcaatcagaaagatttctggcttccaggtgtcttttatacaggtaacgagctgagattaggagcacactcttaaatggagtgctcctaaccgcagcttgttacctgtaaaaaagacacctgtccacagaagcaatcaatcaatcagattccaaactctccaccatggccaagaccaaagagctctccaaggatgtcagggacaagattgtagacctacacaaggctggaatgggctacaagaccatcgccaagcagcttggtgagaaggtgacaacatttgttgcgattattcgcaaatggaagaaacacaaaagaactgtcaatatccctatGCCTGGagttccatgcaagatctcacctcgtggggttgcaatgatcatgagaacggtgaggaatcagcccagaactacacgggaggatcttgtcaatgatctcaaggcagctgggaccatagtcaccaagaaaacaattggtaacacattacgccgtgaaggactgaaatcctgcagcgcccgcaaggtcccccctgctcaagaatacatatacatgccggtctgaagtttgccaatgaacatctgaatgattcagaggacaactggtgaaagtgttgtggtcagatgagaccaaaatggagctctttggcatcaactcaactcgccgtgtttggaggaggaggaatgctgcctatgaccccaagaacaccatctccaccgtcaaacatggaggtggaaacattatgctttgggggtgtttttctgctaaggggacaggacaacttcaccgcaacaaagggacgatggacggggccatgtaccatcaaatcttgggtgagaacatccttccctcagccagggcattgaaaatgggtcgtggatgggtattccagcatgacaatgacccaaaacacacggccaaggcaacaaaggagtggctcaagaagaagcacattaatgtcctgaagtggcctagccagtctccagaccttaatcccatagaaaatctgtggagggagctgaaggttcgagttgccaaacgtcagcctcgaaaccttaatgacttggagaagatctgcaaagaggagtgggacaaaatccatcctgagatgtgtgcaaacctggtggccaactacaagaaacatctgacctctgtgattgccaacaagggttttgccaccaagtactaagtcatgttttgcagaggggtcaaatacttatttccctcattaaaatacaaatcattttataacatttttgacatgcgtttttctggatttttttgttgttattctgtctctcactgttcaaataaacctaccattaaaattctagactggtcatttctttgtaagtgggcaaacgtacaaaatcagcaggggatcaaatacttttttcccccactgtaaactcaCCACTATTCCACGACATGACCCTATCTGATACTAGACCCATtataacctcaccactattccactacttggccCTATCTGATTCtagacccattaaaacctcaccactattccactacttggcTCTATCTGATTCtagacccattaaaacctcaccactattccactacatGACCCTATCTGGTCCTAGACCCATTATAACCTCACCAGTATTCCACTACTTGGGTCTATCTTATCCTACAGCAGGCCGGCAGCCTGGGAGAACGGGACACTATCGTTCATCACACCTTGTAACACTTCTGCTGTAAAATCTCATAACCCAACGAGTTCTCTGCAGCTACaaccacaacatctattttcaGTGATTTATGTTCCATTTCTGTGGTACAGTTGATCACCATGGCTATGAATGCTAAGAAACCAACCTTACTGAAACACATGTTATTCCTATCACTCTCTATTGGCAATGGCATACTCACAGGgagcctctcaggatccctcgaTACTGGagccatcttcctctactactctcttcactgcctatGAAGATACCttcaaagaaaatgactcaagtaaaagcgaaagtcacccagtaaaatattacttgagtaaaggtTTAAAATTATtcggttttaaatatactgaagtatcaacaTTAAATGTAATTGATCaattatacttaagtatcaatgcaaaagtataaatcatttcaaattccttacattaagcaaaccagaccgcaccattttcttgttttttttaaatataattacggaaagccaggggcatactccaacactcattcacaatttacaaacaaagcatttgtgtttagtgagtctgacaggtcagaggcagcagggatgaccaTGGACATTCtattgataagtgcgtgaattggaccatttttctgtcctgctaatcattcaaaatgtaacgagtacttttggctgtcagggaaaatgtatggagtaaaaagtacattattttctttaggaatgtagttaagtgaaagttgtcaaaaatataaatattaaggtaaagatacccccaaaaaacgacttaagtactactttaaagtatttctacTTAAGTTGTTTACACCACCAGCTAATGGCCCGACATCGGGATCTCTCGTTGGGTTAATGaggcaactagtcacacctgtgacAGGTCCTTTAAAATGAGAGGTAGAAGAGGTAGACCATAACTCACAGACAACAAAGAGAGAGACTCCCAGTGAATCCTTGGAAGAGTGTAGAAGGTGAGATTGTGTCATTATTTAATAGACtatctgcatctcaaatggcaccttaatCTTAtgtggccctggtcaaatgtagtgcactatatagggtgccattttgtggAGTGACCCCCTGCATTTAAGAGCATAGCCTAATAGGTACCTTTGCAGTAAATGGGTTGTCAAAGATGGTTCACTACATAAGAAATGAGGAGCCATTTGTGAAGAATACATATTCCTGTGTGCCAGGCTTATCTATTGTATATGGTTGAAGAGCTGATACCTGAGTTTTGGCAGAAGACAATTAGCACCGTGTTGCCAATACTCGGTTCTTGGGGTCCTCAGGACTGGATTTAGGAAAGGCTGCCTTAGCAGTTGCTTAAGTGTTGTAATTAACACAGGGTTTCCTTaacctctcctctagttccaACAGCCATTCCACTGACTTGGAATATTCCAGTACTATCACAGCTGATTAAAATTCTCAactaatcctctctctctctctctctctctcaggagaccTATCATCATGGCGACATTGACCATCATTCTGCTTGTCAGCACGGTTTTTGCTCTGGGAGGTAGGAGTTACATACCTCACGCCTGCATTTTAATAAACATTAGTGGGTGTTGctctgtcctatttcacacatgcagGTGTGACTTGGAAATGTTTTCATAACCGGTTCTCCATGGGACACCCTCTGACACTGGAATAATCAAGGTTGTGCCTTGCTGAAGGGAACATAGATGGATATATGAACTACTGGCCTAACggcaaggctacctgccactcctcTAGTTCCAGAGATGTATATCGGTGTCTAGATGCTGGACTGAGTTGTTCTGATATGATTGGTTTAAtcattcaactgtatgtatgactGGCTTGTCTAGCAACTATCAAGAAGTGACACTGATACAATTTACCCCCACTTTTACAGTTATACAATCACAGAAACTGAATTTTGACTGTGGGCCCTTTAAACAAGTAGCAGAATTTCCATTTTTAGCCAGGTATTCCCTAGGTTGCATCtgaaatggaactctattccgtATAAACTACTTCTGAGTAGGGTCCCACACGGGAGGCAACCCAAGATTCCACATGCAGCCCAAGCTTCCAGAATGTTATGTCTACGTTACAATGTATGTTACCTGTGTGTCCAGATGCTATGAAACGACCCAAGACCCCTTGTGAGCGTGTTAGAGATGCTGTGATAAATGGCCCGCCTGGAGTCTACGTCCCCACGTGTGACTGCCAGGGAGAATACACCCCTGAGCAACACTGGGGATCTACAGGTTAATGCTCAcccagtcttgtacagctaaccttgtggggacacacaattcagtcccatttaaAATCCTATTTCCCCTACCCTTAACACAAAAACCGTaccttaattctaaccttaacccccttggaaatagcatttgacctcatggggactaacaaaataagACTTATGCAACAGCTTTTTAACATGTCCACTTCTGGTAGGTTCCTCTTGGTGTGTTACCAGAACTGGACAAAAGATCCCGGGTACTGAGACTCCACCAGGCACTGCTTCTGTCAAATGTGCATGCAGGTACACTCATTCACTAAATGTTCATTCTTTGCAGCTTGTTCTGAGTGTtaatatttgttttttgtttaattATAGTGGCGCTCGCTGATGAGAGGCATTGGAACCAAGACGTTGAGAAGACTTTGCAAAAACATTGGAATTACTTTGATGCTTGTCTTTACAGTACTATGGGCGTTGATTCACATTCTATATGAATAAATCCAGAGCTAAAATTGTTGCTTCACTTTCGTTATTGTTGGTGTGATATGCTGAACCAGTCCATTTCTGGGAAATGGAAGGAATAAGGCTATGGTGACAGTATTACCACCACACCTgtggtcatgaaggcagtcaattccATGTGACCACTTAGCTTGGAaaagcctaattaccatgactatgatgctgctgatggtcattagtagcctactatACTtgataactgcctggtactcagcactttaTTGCCCTCTAATCAATGTAATTGCAAATCaactattggtcacatacacgtgattagcagatgtggGTGGGCTTATAGCTAAGACGGCGCAGTAATATCTCAAAAGGAATAAATTAAGACTATGAACCTATGGAAGAGAAGTCAGAGCGGAATGGCTCAAGATACAGTGTACATGTGAGATGAGGAATGGCAGATATGTACATTTTAtggaagtggccagtgattcctagtcgctgcctataggcagcagcctctaaagtgctagtgatggctgtttaacagtgtgAAGGCCTTGAGAGGGTAGCTATTAAATCTCTCGGTCCTGGCTTTGATGCACCTTTACTGACTTTgccttctagatgatagcggggtgaacaggcagtggctcgggtggttgtccttgatctttttggcctgccggtgacattgggtgctgtaggtttcctggaggggggatagtttgcccccggtaatgccttgggcagaccgcaccaccctctgacgAGCGTTGGTGGCAATACAGTATGCTTTCAACTGCATCTGTAAAAAGCCACATTTCTTTAGCCACAAGGTTGACAAAGCTCTGTTGTACCTTAAACAcactgtgtgggtggtccatttcagtttgtcagtgacgtgtacgccaaggaacttaaagatATCAACCTTCTCCCCTGCGTTCCATTCAATGTAGATAAGGGGGTGTACCCTCTGTTTccagtccacgatcatctccttttgttgacattgagtgagaggttgtttcccaggcaccacactcccagagccctcctccctgtaggctgtctcattgttggcAATCAAGCCttttagtgttgtctgcaaacttgattgtgttggaggcgtgcttggtcatgggtgaacagggagtacagagtggggccccagtgttgagaatcagcagagtggaggtgatgtttcctaccttcaccacctgggggcggctagtcaggaagtccaggacccagttgcacagggcggggttcagaccctggGCCTCGAGCTtactgatgagcttggagggtactatggtgttgaatgatgagctatagtcaataaacagcgaTTAATCAGACTCATTTTCCACAACAATTTGAACCCCTTTTTGTTCCATTCTTGGACTTCACTGTTGTCCACTCATCTTTCTCGCTAACTGTACACAACATACTTTCAACTTCAAACGACACTTTTGCTTCCGCAATCTCCACCAACCTCCTCACAAAACTCGAAAGGGAGGGGTCTGACTGGATCTGTCCATAAaatagagaggtgggagagatagAACTCAGTTTCAGCCAAAGGGCGAGTTAGAACTCAACTCACAGTCAGGATTTCAGAAAGTGAGATTTCAACATCTGTTCATCTAATACTGTATGTGAATGTATCCCAAATAACCctctattccctatgaagtgcactacttttgaccagagcccatagtgaATATGTGGCCCTGCAATTGTTTTGAAGGATAATGCTAATTCCACAAACTCCCAATTACCCTCTGGACACGCCCCTCTCCTGCTAACTCACAACACCTGAACTCACTCTGCTAATCACCAATTGCTCTTCCATTCCTTTGGTATAAGCAGCTTGTTTTGTTTGGGGTTGTTCAGCATTTGTGGTGTCCCAATTCCTTTACAGGTTGGCTAAAGTAAGTTCTTGCTATTGAAACATTTATAGGGTTTTAATTTCCTGCATTGTGGCATAATACCCTGTTCATCCTAGCTTGTGTATTGTTATGGTGTAGCCCAGTATTATACCTTTAATTTAACTATACGGGACTTGTTACAGTTTGTGAGATGAGACATGGTCCAATGATGGTACCTGCTAGCAGAATGTGTCTTACATCTATAATCTGGTAGACTGTTCTGATTGGTTGCCATTTGCACTGTTTCTCAGTGAACAAGAAACTATGAAATCCTAATTtactttcacccccccccccccgcccaaaaaaaataaaaataaaatggatTCCATGTTGTGCTCAGCTGTCTAGCTAATCCACCTCACCATATGGGCACCATGCTGGGCTAGACCTTAAGTAGAAGAAACATAGATGTGCAAAGCCAGTACAAAACATTGGCAGCCATATTTGGATGGGTAGTGTCTAAACTAGACTTAGGTATTGATCAGTGCTGTAAATGGTGACTTATCACCATTTACACCATAAAATTTACAGGTTGACTTATTAGGGCTGGCTCTTCAGAGTTGGGACCCATGCTGCTAGCAGGTACCTCATTGAACCATATCTAGCAAGCTGTTGCTATGGAATGTCCTTAGACCTTGCTTCATTAACTAATAGGTCTAATATTGGGCTGTGATGTATGTTAATGTGGAGTATTCCATCCAGCACCACGTGTTATCACAGCCTTTCCTGATGGCCATTTGACCCTACCTACTGGTGTTACAAGCCACTAAGCCTTAGCTGCCAGCCTTTTGTATTGTGCTTTTACTTTTTTGTTGAAAAATAAAAGAACCAGAACCATAATGCCTGCATTCTGACAGATTTGGCAATGGCCAAAGCTGCAGGGCATTTCTACATTTGGGGTCTAGGCCTCTTACTCCTGTATGAGTGGAGAGAAATACCTGCCCAGAAATTCTCCTCAGCCCTGCTTAGGGAGTAGGTTGGCATTTAGGAAAGCAGACATATTCCTGTTCTAATCAACTGTATGTGGAAGTGAATCTGTGGTTTTGATGGCTTCAGTCTTTGTTTCTCTCAGGAGACTCCATGACCATGTTGACTAGTCTTCTGATTCTCAGTGCTGCCTTTGCTCTAGGAGATGCAAGTAAGAGTCCACTCTTCTTGACTCATTCTGTATTATTCTTGTAGCATAggtgactgatctacaaataatattgTAGCTGTGACTTGTACATGTGTGTCCACTGGCCTTTAAAGCCACATGTAACTTCTCCTAACAGATTCATTTATTGAAGAAGACTTGTGTCCTTCTGGTTGGACCAAATATGGATCAAGCTGCTTAATGTTTGTAAAGACTACACGGAGCTGGCCTGAAGCAGAGGTATAACCCTTAGCATCTACTGTGAATTTGAATGGGAAGTGTAGTTGAAATTAGCTCTTTGACATTACCTTAATGGTAATACTTCCTTAAATGGCAACACATGACTGATGTGAAATACTGAACATCCCTTTAAGATGGGTGTTTTCTATACATTTTAAATATTTTAATGTGGAGTCGTGCCTCCTTTATTTTGGAACCCACAGGACATGGCCTGAGGCGGCGATAAACTGTTATCTTTAAGAATGTTTTAAAAGGGAATTAGTTTTGGTTATCAATATTTGGTTGAGAGTCCAGAGGACAAATTGTCAGCAATGCCCACTGACTGATGCATGAAATGTCTTTCTTCCCATCTACTGCTTGGCTGTCATTGTAGATCattttcttaattgacttgcctcgttaaataaatacTTTCTTCTC is a window of Salmo salar chromosome ssa18, Ssal_v3.1, whole genome shotgun sequence DNA encoding:
- the LOC106578176 gene encoding saxiphilin-like encodes the protein MATLTIILLVSTVFALGDAMKRPKTPCERVRDAVINGPPGVYVPTCDCQGEYTPEQHWGSTGSSWCVTRTGQKIPGTETPPGTASVKCACSGAR